The Hordeum vulgare subsp. vulgare chromosome 7H, MorexV3_pseudomolecules_assembly, whole genome shotgun sequence DNA window GTTTTATATTTAGGATGGCTATGCAGATGACGTAACAACAGAACTGGAGGATTCACCCACACATTCTAACGAAGAGGTTAATAGTGACATGTCTCTGGATGATCTACCTGTGGGCATTTTGGAACCGAATAATGATACGCTTGAAAATCACGAAATGGCAGAAATGCTGGGAACTGAGCATGTGAGCAGCAATGCCCTAAAACTAGAAATAGTTTCAGAGCCCAGTGTGAAAGAATGCTCTGTTAAAGAAGACGAGCTGACTGATGCTAAGGTGATGGCCAACGAGGAAACTAGTGTACAAGAATGTTCTGTTATAGAAGATGAGATGACCGATGCTAAGGTGATGGCTGATCAGGAAACTGTTGTACAAGAAGGTTCTGTTAAAGAAGATGAGCTGACTGATGCTAAGGTGATGGCCGAAGAGGAAACTAGTGTACAAGAACGTTCTGTTAAAGAAGATGAGCTGACTGATGCTAAGGTGATTGCAGATGAGGAAACTGGTgacaatgtaatggctgatgctgctgctgctgcaagaGCAGCACAACCAACTGGGAACACCTTCTCAACAACAAGTGTCCGCACAAAATTCCCATTCCTTCTCAAGCATTCTCTTCGGGAATATCAGCATATTGGGTTGGACTGGTTGGTTGCTATGTATGAAAAGAGGCTGAATGGAATTTTAGCAGATGAAATGGGTTTAGGGAAGACAATTATGACTATATCCTTGCTAGCACACCTTGCATGTGAGAAGGGGATATGGGGTCCACATCTTATTGTCGTGCCAACCAGTGTTATGTTAAATTGGGAAACAGAATTTCTGAAATGGTGTCCTGCCTTTAAAATactgacttattttggaagtgcAAAGGAGAGAAAGCAGAAACGTCAAGGTTGGATGAAGCCAAATTTTTTCCATGTATGCATCACGACATACAGGCTTGTTATTCAGGACTCCAAAGCCTTCAAGCGAAAGAAGTGGAAGTATCTTATTCTTGATGAGGCTCATCTGATAAAGAACTGGAAATCACAAAGATGGCAGACTCTGCTAAATTTTAATTCGAAACGACGTATTCTTTTGACTGGAACTCCTTTGCAAAATGACCTTATGGAACTTTGGTCTCTCATGCACTTTTTGATGCCACATGTATTCCAGTCTCACCAAGAGTTCAAGGATTGGTTCTGCAATCCAATATCAGGAATGGTGGAGGGCCAAGACAAGGTAAACAAGGAAGTTATAGATCGGTTGCACAATGTCCTCCGCCCATTTATATTACGTCGATTGAAACGAGATGTCGAGAAACAGTTACCGCAGAAGCATGAGCATGTCATATATTGCCGACTTTCCAGAAGGCAAAGGAACCTGTATGAAGATTTTATTGCTAGCTCAGATACACAAGCAACACTGACAAGTGGCAACTATTTTGGTATGATTAGTATCATTATGCAACTCAGAAAGGTCTGTAACCATCCAGATCTTTTTGAAGGCCGCCCAATTATCAGCTCATTTGACATGGCAGGGATTGACATGCAGATCAGCTCTTCTGTTTGCATGGTCCTGGATAAGGGGCCATTTTCTCAGGCTGGTCTATCTGATATGAACCTGGTGTTTACTCAAAATGAATTTAATATGCCTTCTTGGGAGGTCGATGAGGTTGCTGCTGTCTTTCTTCCAGGCATCACCTCTCGGGGCTCTGGTGCAGAGATTTCTTGCTCTAACAAGGCTGGTCAGAGAAGTAATGgcacaaatatttttgaaaaaattcAGAAAGCCTTGCAGGAGGAGAGaatgaaagaggccaaagaaagaGCAGCTTCAATTGCTTGGTGGAATAGGTTGAGATGCGAGAAGAGGCCTGTTTATGGTACAAACATTAGGGAGCTTCTGACCATAAGGCATCCTATGTGTGATGTTCTTGAGAAGAAGAACAACCCTTCCTGCTACATGGATTTTTCATCGAGTCTAGCAGATCTCGTTCTTTCATCTGTGGAACGCTTCAATAAAATGCTTGGCTTTATTGAATCATTTACTTTTGCAATTCCTGCTGCACGGGCTGCTACTCCTATTTGCTGGTGCAAAAAAAGGAATTCACCTGTTCTTCTTGGATCAGCGTACAGAGAACAATGCATGAATGAGTTCTCGCCCATTCTCTCCCCTATAAGGCCTGCAATTGTGCGCCGTCAGGTGTACTTCCCTGACAGGCGCTTGATCCAGTTTGACTGTGGGAAGTTGCAGGAGCTTGCTATCTTGCTGAGACGTTTGAAGTCAGAAGGACACAGAGCCTTGATATTTACTCAGATGACTAAGATGCTTGATACTTTGGAGGAATTCATTAATTTGTATGGTTATACATATTTGAGGTTAGATGGTTCTACTCAGCCAGAAGAGAGGCAGACGCTAATGCAGAGATTCAATACAAACCCgaagttttttcttttcattttatcCACTCGCAGTGGCGGTGTGGGAGTCAACCTTGTAGGGGCAGACACTGTTATATTCTATGACAGTGACTGGAACCCTGCAATGGATCAACAAGCCCAAGACAGATGTCACCGGATAGGACAAACCCGTGAAGTTAACATCTATAGGCTAATTAGTGAGAGCACTATAGAGGAGAACATTCTCAAGAAAGCAAATCAGAAGCGAACACTTGACGATTTAGTGATACAGCGCGGTTGTTACAATACCGAGTTTTTCAAGAAGCTAGACCCTATGGAATTTTTTTCTGGGCACACAGCTCTTAATGTTGAAGAACAGCCAAGGGATTGCTCTATGACTGCTGTATCCTCAAATGAAACTGGTCTGGCCCTGTCAAATGCAGATGTTGAAGCAGCTATTAGACAGGCAGAAGATGAAGCCGACTACATGGCTCTCAAAAGGTTGGAGCAGGAAGAGGCTGCAGACAATCAAGAATTCAGTGAGGAGGTTGCTGGAAGGCTAGAGGATGATGAGCTTGTAAATGAGGAGGATACAAAACCTGATGATCACACCAGTGAAGAGCATAAACATCAAAGTTCTGATGCGGATAAGGATAAAAATGTTGGTTTACCTGTGAACCAAATAAATGAAGAAAAGGCTCTTACATTGGCTGCAGGTGACGGAGATATAGATATGCTTGCTGATGTTAAGCAAATGGCTGCTGCAGCAGCTGCAGCGGGACAAGCGAGTTCTTCGTTTGAAAATCACCTCCGGCCAATAGATAGATATGCAATGCGATTTTTGGAGCTCTGGGATCCAATAATTGACAAAGCTGCTGTAAATTATCAGGTGAATGTTGCAGAGGAAGAATGGGAACTTGAACGCATTGAAAAACTCAAAGAAGATTTAGAAGCAGAAATTGATGAAGACCAGGAACCACTATCTTATGAGTGTAAGTGATTTCATGTTGATGCTGACCGCACTCATGTTTGTCTTCTAAAAATTTGTTAAGAGTCACTTTATTTTTTGCAATTTGGTTCGAGGTAGTGCTCTCCCCGATGCATGTCTCTCTCCTTTTTCTTATGTTCTAGTGTATTGACATCGTTTCAATTGCAGCCTGGGATGTTGATTTTGCTACTACGGCGTATCGACAACAGGTTGAGGCTCTAGCTAAAAAGCAGGTTAGTTTATATCTCAAGTTCTTGTGTGTTTGTGTGCCTCTTGTTCACAGTACTATGAGTATTAATGGCGTCTGCTGTAATACCCACAGTTGTTGGAAGAACAGGAAAGACAAGCTCTTGAAGCAGCCAAAGAGTTAGAGGAAATGAATGACATGGCGAGGTAACTAGCAATTATGCTCTTGGCGCATTCACAATTATGCTCTTGGCACATTCACAATACGTTTTGATGTATTGAATTACctgttttatactccctccgttcctaaatataagtctttttagatatttcactaggggactacatacggagcaaaattagtgaatctatactctaaagtatgtctatatacatctgtttgTAGTCCCCTACTGAAACCtctaaggccttgttcggttgacAGGGAAGTGAAAGGGATTTGGCAGGGATTGAGGAGATTAAATCCCTAACAAGTCAAATTCCCCtccaatcctctccaatcccctTGGGAggaggattaaccgaacaaggcctaaaaggacttatatttaggaacggagggagtagttctgtTAGACACTCCTCTGTTACACTACTAGCCACACTCTTCTTGCAGTAATATCATGCTATACATGCAATGCTCATATGTTTTTCTGCTGTTGACCACATAAATGACTGTTTCCTTTTGTCATCGTTTTATAGCAGTCACCGGAAaaagtcaaagaagaagaaaaggcagGCAGGCAAGTTTAAGTCTTCAAAAAAAGGACGTGTGTCATCTGAGTCAGAGGCCATGCTTGATGAAACGTCTGTAGATACTATGAGTATTGATGACAATGCACCTTCGCCAGAGCTTATGAGTGATGAATCACCACATCATGGTTCAAATAAGCGTAAAAGGATGATGCCCAGAAATGAGGAAGTGAGCAGCAGTAGCAGAGTCCTGAAGAAGTTCAAGAAAGCCCCTAAATCAAACTGTACTCCGGAGTCCTCATCACATACACACTCGCTCGAAGGCAAGCAACTCAAGTTGATGGATGAAGTGAATGATTCTGATCCGAAGTCAGTGAGAATTAAGAGCGATGGCAGGAATTCCCTGCCATCCATGCCATCAAAACGTGTTATGGTAATTAAGCCTGAGAGGTTGAAGAAGAAGGGTCTTATGTGGCCTCGAGATTGTGCTTTAGATTCGTGGACTACTGAGGAAGATGCAGTTCTTTGTGGAACTGTACATGAGTATGGTCCTGTTTGGGAACTCgctagtgactttcttcattccaTACCTGGTGGTGCATTTTACAGGGGAAGATATCGTCATCCTGTACATTGCTGTGAGAGATTCCGAGAATTATTCTGCAAATATGTATTGTCAGCTACTGACAATGCAAACAGTGAGAAGGCTCCTTCTGGGGCCGGGAAGGCTGTCTTGAAAGTTTCTGAGGTGAGTTAATTTACTGTTTTCTTGGTAGAGGAGAAATTTCCAACACGAGGATATTTTTGCATGTTCATGCTTTCCAGTACTATCGTTGTTCTCTGATTTGTTTTTTCAGTAAGGCCCAGTTCTTTTGGCGGCTTATGGCATAAGCTGCCCCCTCCCCAGTTTGTTTTAGAAGCCACCCCCACTATTCGTTGAGGCTTATTTCTAGAAGCCTAGGGGGTAGCTTATTTTAGAAGCCGCCAAAAGAACTGGGTTGAAGTCTGAAATGGTGCATGTGTGAAACATACCACTGGCACAATATGGCCTAAATTGAAGTATCTTGGAGTGAAACATTTGACTGTTTATTTCAGAATTTCCTTTCCTCAGAAACTCAACATGGCATTGGATTCCTCTTGTAATTGCTAACcgctgaccaactttctgttgctccTGGGAAGAGAATTTCATATCTGACCATTAAGCAAGTCAGCATAGCTCTGCTGACCAGTAATCCTCTGTAAAATTAAATCATAAGCGAGTAAATAGTCAAGTGGTATGTGTAAATATGTATGCTAGGCTTGATACAATATTGAAATTACGTGGCTCATATAGTTTGACATCATTTTTCTCTCCAGGTGTTTGTCAACTGTATTATGTGCCTTTCAGCTGCTTGTTAGCCACAGATTGACCATTTCTCTATGACATCTTCTTTCAGGATCAAACTCGGATGTTGCTGAATGTGATCAGTGAAATTCCCAACAACGAGTTGCTTCTCCAGAAACATTTCATGGCCATTCTTTCTTCTGTTTGGAGATCAAAATGTGCTCATGAGCCCCGACGTGTTGCAAGTGTTTGTTCTAGTGCAACCCATAAGCCTGTTAGATTGAGTGAGAACTGGTCCACGACAAACTACATGCCGTCCTTTAATCTTGTAAGGACAGCCCTTGCAGATGTTCAGGCCCAATGTCCAAGAGTGGCAATACCAACAAGCAATCAGGAACCTCGCCGGAGGCATTTAGATTTAGTATTGGATTTCCGGACAGATCGACATGCTTACCAGGCAGACTTTCCATCTGTAGTGAATATGTCCATACTAGAACCAGATCCTATTAGACGCACTGTTGCGCCGATGGAACAATCACTGCTGTCTGGGCTTCCTCATAGACATGCTGAGAACAGATTCAGGTCAGTGGTGTATAATGCTTTATTGTTGCAGTGCTGGTGACCCTTattttccttgttttctaatcGAGATGAGCAATTATGCTTCAAATtatttgaatcttcatattgtttagCAGCCTTCTGGAACATAAACTAATGCTTCTAATGTTGATATATGCAGGATACCATCAGAAGCTTGTTTTGAAGGGGAAGGCTCTCACTGGGCATCATCTGGTTTCCATGTGAACGATACTGCTCGACATAAATCTGGCTCAAAGTCCACAGGAAAGCACAAAGCAGCTTCAGAATTGGGAAGACCACCAAAATCGAAAATTCACAGGACGGCTGAACCGCAGGAAATGCCGGCTGTTAAGTGTTATTTTCGCCGATCCCCCCGGCAACTGTTGACAAGTGCAGCTGAGTTCCCCATCACAGAGTCCCTATCTGACTTTGGCATCGATGATTCGGAGTTGACCTACATCGGGGATCTTCCTCTAGAAGAGACTGACATTGAGTTTGCCCCGTACCAGTATGACTCAGTTTCCCTTGCTGGCATCGAGGAGTTGGATCCTCTCGTGGATTTGACAGACATCGGATGAGAATAAATGGACATTTTGGCTTAGATAGCATGCATGCCCTTCTATCAAGAGCAGGGAAGATTCTGTCTCTGGCAGGGAGCCCAAGGATATCGAGTCGAGCTGCTCAGCCATGCATGGTTTTGGTTGCAAGCTTGGTCATGATTGGCAGGAGCGGTGCTGTCGGCGTGGCCACGTGAATCCTGATGAGTTTTGGAGCATGGCGTTTGCTGCTGCACTAATGGAGGCATTGGGGGTACTCTCTATACATGTATGTATATTGTTAGTCTAGGATCCTAGGATGTAGAAGTgagcctccctccctccctccctcatcTGTGTTGAGAGATCGATCTTGTAACTTCACCATACATGTAAATTTTGCTTAGCAGATGCCAGCAGGGACGGAAAAGAGGAGGCCCTCGTCGTAGCCCTGCTGTGATTTCTTGATTGTTGCTCCCTCGGCCGTCTAATCTATTCCTGTCATTTTTCCTACCGGGCATTAGAAAATTAACAGACGTGTACCCCCCCGTTGTGAAACAGATACTTGGGATCGATTGCTCTTTTGAGAGAATTCGGCGCTGAGATTCTTGTGGATGATTGATTCTCCCCTTTTGTATTGATCCTGAAGTTTGTAGGAGGAATAATTTGCCTTGGGCGGATTCTGTGTGTGCTTCATTTATGTCCTAATTGGTAATCTTCTGTAGCAGGAATAATGTTTGAATTGTTTTTTCTAGTGCTGCTAGTTTCGGATTTGTGACAAATTTGACAGTTGCAAGAACTAGAGATATATGGTAAACATTTTGGGTATGTTATGTGGGGGTTAAGGACTAGAACTGGAGCATCAGCAATGTGTAAGAGATTTGCAACATTATACCTCTAacaaaatataagacgtttttgcagTTCAAATTGAAGTGCAAAACGTCTTGTATTTTCGTACGGAGGATGTATCATCTTTGAATCTTTGACGTGTATTCAGATTACTGTGGGAGTTTCTTGCCTGCTATCCGTGTACATTTCTTGGTTTTGACCTGCAAGTCAAGGCGCAAAATATTTAAAGCCTTGAGTTGTTCCGTTCATTTTTTGTGTATGTATACAAATTCAAAACTCCTGCTATATGGCATGGCCAGAGAAGTGCTCCTGGTAGTGTTATTCTCGTTCTTTTTTGAGTTGGTCAGAAACCTGCTATATGGCATGGCCAGAGAAGTGCTCCTGGTAGTGTTATTCTCGTTCTTTTTTGAG harbors:
- the LOC123407774 gene encoding protein PHOTOPERIOD-INDEPENDENT EARLY FLOWERING 1 isoform X3: MASKGGPRSKLDHETRPRRKKALEAPREPRKPKVHWDHVLGEMVWLSKEFESERKWKLSMAKKIAQRANMGVVDQATKDEKKQKEGEHRMRKVALNISKDVKKFWTKIEKLVLYKNQLEVEERKKKALDKQLDFLLGQTERYSTMLAENLVDVPHLQTQDNGLLQTNVLSQEEVAGPSQTNQPSQEEVAGPSQTNQPSQEDVAEPSQTNQPLQEDVAEPSRTNQPLQEDVPEPSHTNQPVQEEVAEENINALTLDDLDTMDTDDDYDSGSLNEEQEDDERTIDEDEAQITEAERNEELAALQAEADIPIDDLLKLYVKNQAQAFLVSRESSPANKDTCSNSNLKNSTKDSLNQVNGCNHDSGYTSSDEGNFPEEVDDSHHYAEFVKRNHGKSNGGISSVGEQEDKDYVCTDEGKDDEATLSEEEELAKKDGPNPSDEIKLLQKESEIPLDELLAMYPKDGYADDVTTELEDSPTHSNEEVNSDMSLDDLPVGILEPNNDTLENHEMAEMLGTEHVSSNALKLEIVSEPSVKECSVKEDELTDAKVMANEETSVQECSVIEDEMTDAKVMADQETVVQEGSVKEDELTDAKVMAEEETSVQERSVKEDELTDAKVIADEETGDNVMADAAAAARAAQPTGNTFSTTSVRTKFPFLLKHSLREYQHIGLDWLVAMYEKRLNGILADEMGLGKTIMTISLLAHLACEKGIWGPHLIVVPTSVMLNWETEFLKWCPAFKILTYFGSAKERKQKRQGWMKPNFFHVCITTYRLVIQDSKAFKRKKWKYLILDEAHLIKNWKSQRWQTLLNFNSKRRILLTGTPLQNDLMELWSLMHFLMPHVFQSHQEFKDWFCNPISGMVEGQDKVNKEVIDRLHNVLRPFILRRLKRDVEKQLPQKHEHVIYCRLSRRQRNLYEDFIASSDTQATLTSGNYFGMISIIMQLRKVCNHPDLFEGRPIISSFDMAGIDMQISSSVCMVLDKGPFSQAGLSDMNLVFTQNEFNMPSWEVDEVAAVFLPGITSRGSGAEISCSNKAGQRSNGTNIFEKIQKALQEERMKEAKERAASIAWWNRLRCEKRPVYGTNIRELLTIRHPMCDVLEKKNNPSCYMDFSSSLADLVLSSVERFNKMLGFIESFTFAIPAARAATPICWCKKRNSPVLLGSAYREQCMNEFSPILSPIRPAIVRRQVYFPDRRLIQFDCGKLQELAILLRRLKSEGHRALIFTQMTKMLDTLEEFINLYGYTYLRLDGSTQPEERQTLMQRFNTNPKFFLFILSTRSGGVGVNLVGADTVIFYDSDWNPAMDQQAQDRCHRIGQTREVNIYRLISESTIEENILKKANQKRTLDDLVIQRGCYNTEFFKKLDPMEFFSGHTALNVEEQPRDCSMTAVSSNETGLALSNADVEAAIRQAEDEADYMALKRLEQEEAADNQEFSEEVAGRLEDDELVNEEDTKPDDHTSEEHKHQSSDADKDKNVGLPVNQINEEKALTLAAGDGDIDMLADVKQMAAAAAAAGQASSSFENHLRPIDRYAMRFLELWDPIIDKAAVNYQVNVAEEEWELERIEKLKEDLEAEIDEDQEPLSYESWDVDFATTAYRQQVEALAKKQLLEEQERQALEAAKELEEMNDMASSHRKKSKKKKRQAGKFKSSKKGRVSSESEAMLDETSVDTMSIDDNAPSPELMSDESPHHGSNKRKRMMPRNEEVSSSSRVLKKFKKAPKSNCTPESSSHTHSLEGKQLKLMDEVNDSDPKSVRIKSDGRNSLPSMPSKRVMVIKPERLKKKGLMWPRDCALDSWTTEEDAVLCGTVHEYGPVWELASDFLHSIPGGAFYRGRYRHPVHCCERFRELFCKYVLSATDNANSEKAPSGAGKAVLKVSEDQTRMLLNVISEIPNNELLLQKHFMAILSSVWRSKCAHEPRRVASVCSSATHKPVRLSENWSTTNYMPSFNLVRTALADVQAQCPRVAIPTSNQEPRRRHLDLVLDFRTDRHAYQADFPSVVNMSILEPDPIRRTVAPMEQSLLSGLPHRHAENRFRIPSEACFEGEGSHWASSGFHVNDTARHKSGSKSTGKHKAASELGRPPKSKIHRTAEPQEMPAVKCYFRRSPRQLLTSAAEFPITESLSDFGIDDSELTYIGDLPLEETDIEFAPYQYDSVSLAGIEELDPLVDLTDIG
- the LOC123407774 gene encoding protein PHOTOPERIOD-INDEPENDENT EARLY FLOWERING 1 isoform X6; protein product: MASKGGPRSKLDHETRPRRKKALEAPREPRKPKVHWDHVLGEMVWLSKEFESERKWKLSMAKKIAQRANMGVVDQATKDEKKQKEGEHRMRKVALNISKDVKKFWTKIEKLVLYKNQLEVEERKKKALDKQLDFLLGQTERYSTMLAENLVDVPHLQTQDNGLLQTNVLSQEEVAGPSQTNQPSQEEVAGPSQTNQPSQEDVAEPSQTNQPLQEDVAEPSRTNQPLQEDVPEPSHTNQPVQEEVAEENINALTLDDLDTMDTDDDYDSGSLNEEQEDDERTIDEDEAQITEAERNEELAALQAEADIPIDDLLKLYVKNQAQAFLVSRESSPANKDTCSNSNLKNSTKDSLNQVNGCNHDSGYTSSDEGNFPEEVDDSHHYAEFVKRNHGKSNGGISSVGEQEDKDYVCTDEGKDDEATLSEEEELAKKDGPNPSDEIKLLQKESEIPLDELLAMYPKDGYADDVTTELEDSPTHSNEEVNSDMSLDDLPVGILEPNNDTLENHEMAEMLGTEHVSSNALKLEIVSEPSVKECSVKEDELTDAKVMANEETSVQECSVIEDEMTDAKVMADQETVVQEGSVKEDELTDAKVMAEEETSVQERSVKEDELTDAKVIADEETGDNVMADAAAAARAAQPTGNTFSTTSVRTKFPFLLKHSLREYQHIGLDWLVAMYEKRLNGILADEMGLGKTIMTISLLAHLACEKGIWGPHLIVVPTSVMLNWETEFLKWCPAFKILTYFGSAKERKQKRQGWMKPNFFHVCITTYRLVIQDSKAFKRKKWKYLILDEAHLIKNWKSQRWQTLLNFNSKRRILLTGTPLQNDLMELWSLMHFLMPHVFQSHQEFKDWFCNPISGMVEGQDKVNKEVIDRLHNVLRPFILRRLKRDVEKQLPQKHEHVIYCRLSRRQRNLYEDFIASSDTQATLTSGNYFGMISIIMQLRKVCNHPDLFEGRPIISSFDMAGIDMQISSSVCMVLDKGPFSQAGLSDMNLVFTQNEFNMPSWEVDEVAAVFLPGITSRGSGAEISCSNKAGQRSNGTNIFEKIQKALQEERMKEAKERAASIAWWNRLRCEKRPVYGTNIRELLTIRHPMCDVLEKKNNPSCYMDFSSSLADLVLSSVERFNKMLGFIESFTFAIPAARAATPICWCKKRNSPVLLGSAYREQCMNEFSPILSPIRPAIVRRQVYFPDRRLIQFDCGKLQELAILLRRLKSEGHRALIFTQMTKMLDTLEEFINLYGYTYLRLDGSTQPEERQTLMQRFNTNPKFFLFILSTRSGGVGVNLVGADTVIFYDSDWNPAMDQQAQDRCHRIGQTREVNIYRLISESTIEENILKKANQKRTLDDLVIQRGCYNTEFFKKLDPMEFFSGHTALNVEEQPRDCSMTAVSSNETGLALSNADVEAAIRQAEDEADYMALKRLEQEEAADNQEFSEEVAGRLEDDELVNEEDTKPDDHTSEEHKHQSSDADKDKNVGLPVNQINEEKALTLAAGDGDIDMLADVKQMAAAAAAAGQASSSFENHLRPIDRYAMRFLELWDPIIDKAAVNYQVNVAEEEWELERIEKLKEDLEAEIDEDQEPLSYESWDVDFATTAYRQQVEALAKKQLLEEQERQALEAAKELEEMNDMASHRKKSKKKKRQAGKFKSSKKGRVSSESEAMLDETSVDTMSIDDNAPSPELMSDESPHHGSNKRKRMMPRNEEVSSSSRVLKKFKKAPKSNCTPESSSHTHSLEGKQLKLMDEVNDSDPKSVRIKSDGRNSLPSMPSKRVMVIKPERLKKKGLMWPRDCALDSWTTEEDAVLCGTVHEYGPVWELASDFLHSIPGGAFYRGRYRHPVHCCERFRELFCKYVLSATDNANSEKAPSGAGKAVLKVSEDQTRMLLNVISEIPNNELLLQKHFMAILSSVWRSKCAHEPRRVASVCSSATHKPVRLSENWSTTNYMPSFNLVRTALADVQAQCPRVAIPTSNQEPRRRHLDLVLDFRTDRHAYQADFPSVVNMSILEPDPIRRTVAPMEQSLLSGLPHRHAENRFRIPSEACFEGEGSHWASSGFHVNDTARHKSGSKSTGKHKAASELGRPPKSKIHRTAEPQEMPAVKCYFRRSPRQLLTSAAEFPITESLSDFGIDDSELTYIGDLPLEETDIEFAPYQYDSVSLAGIEELDPLVDLTDIG
- the LOC123407774 gene encoding protein PHOTOPERIOD-INDEPENDENT EARLY FLOWERING 1 isoform X7; the protein is MASKGGPRSKLDHETRPRRKKALEAPREPRKPKVHWDHVLGEMVWLSKEFESERKWKLSMAKKIAQRANMGVVDQATKDEKKQKEGEHRMRKVALNISKDVKKFWTKIEKLVLYKNQLEVEERKKKALDKQLDFLLGQTERYSTMLAENLVDVPHLQTQDNGLLQTNVLSQEEVAGPSQTNQPSQEEVAGPSQTNQPSQEDVAEPSQTNQPLQEDVAEPSRTNQPLQEDVPEPSHTNQPVQEEVAEENINALTLDDLDTMDTDDDYDSGSLNEEQEDDERTIDEDEAQITEAERNEELAALQAEADIPIDDLLKLYVKNQVSRESSPANKDTCSNSNLKNSTKDSLNQVNGCNHDSGYTSSDEGNFPEEVDDSHHYAEFVKRNHGKSNGGISSVGEQEDKDYVCTDEGKDDEATLSEEEELAKKDGPNPSDEIKLLQKESEIPLDELLAMYPKDGYADDVTTELEDSPTHSNEEVNSDMSLDDLPVGILEPNNDTLENHEMAEMLGTEHVSSNALKLEIVSEPSVKECSVKEDELTDAKVMANEETSVQECSVIEDEMTDAKVMADQETVVQEGSVKEDELTDAKVMAEEETSVQERSVKEDELTDAKVIADEETGDNVMADAAAAARAAQPTGNTFSTTSVRTKFPFLLKHSLREYQHIGLDWLVAMYEKRLNGILADEMGLGKTIMTISLLAHLACEKGIWGPHLIVVPTSVMLNWETEFLKWCPAFKILTYFGSAKERKQKRQGWMKPNFFHVCITTYRLVIQDSKAFKRKKWKYLILDEAHLIKNWKSQRWQTLLNFNSKRRILLTGTPLQNDLMELWSLMHFLMPHVFQSHQEFKDWFCNPISGMVEGQDKVNKEVIDRLHNVLRPFILRRLKRDVEKQLPQKHEHVIYCRLSRRQRNLYEDFIASSDTQATLTSGNYFGMISIIMQLRKVCNHPDLFEGRPIISSFDMAGIDMQISSSVCMVLDKGPFSQAGLSDMNLVFTQNEFNMPSWEVDEVAAVFLPGITSRGSGAEISCSNKAGQRSNGTNIFEKIQKALQEERMKEAKERAASIAWWNRLRCEKRPVYGTNIRELLTIRHPMCDVLEKKNNPSCYMDFSSSLADLVLSSVERFNKMLGFIESFTFAIPAARAATPICWCKKRNSPVLLGSAYREQCMNEFSPILSPIRPAIVRRQVYFPDRRLIQFDCGKLQELAILLRRLKSEGHRALIFTQMTKMLDTLEEFINLYGYTYLRLDGSTQPEERQTLMQRFNTNPKFFLFILSTRSGGVGVNLVGADTVIFYDSDWNPAMDQQAQDRCHRIGQTREVNIYRLISESTIEENILKKANQKRTLDDLVIQRGCYNTEFFKKLDPMEFFSGHTALNVEEQPRDCSMTAVSSNETGLALSNADVEAAIRQAEDEADYMALKRLEQEEAADNQEFSEEVAGRLEDDELVNEEDTKPDDHTSEEHKHQSSDADKDKNVGLPVNQINEEKALTLAAGDGDIDMLADVKQMAAAAAAAGQASSSFENHLRPIDRYAMRFLELWDPIIDKAAVNYQVNVAEEEWELERIEKLKEDLEAEIDEDQEPLSYESWDVDFATTAYRQQVEALAKKQLLEEQERQALEAAKELEEMNDMASHRKKSKKKKRQAGKFKSSKKGRVSSESEAMLDETSVDTMSIDDNAPSPELMSDESPHHGSNKRKRMMPRNEEVSSSSRVLKKFKKAPKSNCTPESSSHTHSLEGKQLKLMDEVNDSDPKSVRIKSDGRNSLPSMPSKRVMVIKPERLKKKGLMWPRDCALDSWTTEEDAVLCGTVHEYGPVWELASDFLHSIPGGAFYRGRYRHPVHCCERFRELFCKYVLSATDNANSEKAPSGAGKAVLKVSEDQTRMLLNVISEIPNNELLLQKHFMAILSSVWRSKCAHEPRRVASVCSSATHKPVRLSENWSTTNYMPSFNLVRTALADVQAQCPRVAIPTSNQEPRRRHLDLVLDFRTDRHAYQADFPSVVNMSILEPDPIRRTVAPMEQSLLSGLPHRHAENRFRIPSEACFEGEGSHWASSGFHVNDTARHKSGSKSTGKHKAASELGRPPKSKIHRTAEPQEMPAVKCYFRRSPRQLLTSAAEFPITESLSDFGIDDSELTYIGDLPLEETDIEFAPYQYDSVSLAGIEELDPLVDLTDIG